Proteins encoded together in one Caldicellulosiruptor saccharolyticus DSM 8903 window:
- a CDS encoding bifunctional folylpolyglutamate synthase/dihydrofolate synthase, whose product MSMTYEEALEYIHGTYKFGVKLGLENIKKLLELMGNPQKDLRIVHVAGTNGKGSTCAFINQMLIEAGYKVGLYTSPYLEFFNERIKINNIPISNDELATITEFVKDKVDLMISQGFNHPTEFEIVTAIAFEYFKRTNVDFVVLEVGLGGRFDATNVVETPELCIITSIGYDHMDILGQTIEQIAYEKAGIIKESSTVILGLQRYKEAIDVISKVCKQKNANLIEVKSDYKIIKNTLDGIVFDCTTPKGIYKNLEINLLGVHQVENALNCIYAFEYLSDKYNISTIALVKGLLNAKWNGRFEIISKEPLVILDGAHNIDGMRVLVDSCKQYLKDKKISAVVGILKDKEYKKMLSMIKEVTSDVIFTLVPYQKRAFSPAEAKEAALKFGFEFIKDYKEAIDVSLKKAEKDTAILICGSLYLVGAARTYIKSIF is encoded by the coding sequence ATGTCAATGACTTATGAAGAGGCACTTGAATATATCCATGGAACATATAAGTTTGGAGTAAAACTTGGTCTTGAAAATATAAAAAAATTGCTTGAACTTATGGGAAACCCTCAAAAAGATTTGCGAATTGTTCATGTTGCAGGAACAAATGGCAAAGGATCAACATGTGCTTTTATAAATCAAATGTTGATTGAAGCTGGGTATAAGGTGGGGCTTTACACCTCACCTTATTTAGAATTTTTTAATGAAAGAATAAAAATAAATAACATCCCTATTTCCAATGACGAACTTGCAACAATCACAGAGTTTGTAAAAGATAAGGTTGATTTAATGATAAGTCAAGGATTTAATCATCCAACCGAATTTGAGATAGTCACTGCAATAGCTTTTGAGTATTTTAAGAGGACAAATGTGGATTTTGTTGTATTAGAAGTTGGCCTTGGTGGAAGATTTGATGCAACAAATGTAGTGGAAACTCCAGAGCTTTGTATTATAACCTCTATTGGTTATGACCATATGGATATCTTAGGACAAACAATTGAGCAAATAGCATATGAAAAGGCTGGTATTATCAAAGAAAGCTCTACTGTAATCTTAGGGCTGCAACGTTATAAAGAGGCAATTGATGTTATCTCAAAAGTGTGTAAGCAAAAGAATGCTAATTTAATTGAGGTGAAAAGTGATTACAAAATTATAAAAAATACTCTTGACGGAATTGTATTTGATTGTACTACTCCAAAAGGTATATATAAAAACCTTGAGATTAATCTTTTAGGAGTACATCAAGTTGAAAATGCTCTCAACTGCATATACGCATTTGAATACTTGAGTGATAAATATAATATAAGTACTATTGCTCTTGTAAAAGGACTTTTAAATGCCAAATGGAATGGCAGATTTGAAATTATCTCAAAAGAACCTCTTGTGATTTTAGACGGTGCTCACAACATAGACGGCATGAGGGTACTTGTTGACAGCTGTAAGCAGTATCTAAAAGACAAAAAAATTAGTGCAGTTGTAGGGATACTCAAAGACAAAGAATACAAAAAAATGCTTTCCATGATAAAGGAAGTAACATCAGATGTGATATTCACGTTAGTACCGTATCAAAAAAGGGCTTTTTCACCTGCTGAAGCCAAAGAAGCTGCTTTAAAATTTGGATTTGAATTTATAAAAGATTATAAAGAGGCAATTGATGTGAGCTTAAAAAAAGCAGAAAAAGATACAGCCATTTTAATTTGTGGGTCATTGTACTTAGTGGGAGCTGCAAGAACATATATTAAAAGCATTTTTTAG
- a CDS encoding acetate/propionate family kinase, which produces MKVLVLNSGSSSLKYQFIDTETEVALCKGVVDRIGLPGAFIRHQKNGQEIIKEQEVKDHNVAIKLVLEMLTHPQMGIIKSMDEIDAIGHRVVHGGEYFSDAVIVNEEVKKAIRECIEFAPLHNPANLMGIEACEKEIPGKPNVAVFDTAFHQTMPKYAYMYSLPYEVYEKYKIRKYGFHGTSHKYVAIKAAEYLKRPLKELKLITCHLGNGSSVCAIKYGKSVDTSMGFTPLAGLAMGTRSGTIDPAVILYLMEKENMDVKQMNDLLNKKSGVLGISGVSSDFRDLEKAANEGNERAQLAIDMFCYRVKKYIGEYAAVLGGVDAIIFTAGIGENNPIVREKCVTDLEYMGVLYDKQKNFNAEKGKVFEINKPESKVKVLIVPTNEELMIARETKRLLEK; this is translated from the coding sequence ATGAAAGTATTAGTATTAAATTCAGGAAGCTCATCATTAAAATATCAGTTTATTGATACTGAAACAGAGGTTGCTCTATGTAAGGGTGTTGTTGACAGAATTGGTTTACCGGGAGCTTTTATAAGACACCAGAAAAATGGACAGGAGATTATAAAAGAGCAAGAGGTAAAAGACCACAATGTGGCAATAAAGCTTGTTTTGGAAATGTTAACGCATCCTCAGATGGGGATAATAAAATCAATGGATGAGATTGACGCAATTGGCCACAGAGTTGTCCATGGTGGGGAGTATTTTAGTGATGCTGTGATTGTCAATGAAGAGGTAAAAAAAGCAATAAGAGAGTGTATTGAATTTGCCCCGCTTCACAATCCTGCAAACCTTATGGGAATTGAAGCATGTGAAAAAGAAATTCCAGGAAAGCCAAACGTTGCAGTATTTGACACAGCTTTTCACCAGACAATGCCAAAGTATGCTTACATGTATTCACTTCCATATGAGGTGTATGAAAAGTACAAGATTAGAAAATACGGATTTCATGGTACATCACACAAATATGTCGCAATAAAGGCTGCTGAGTACTTAAAGAGACCTTTAAAGGAGCTAAAACTTATAACATGCCACCTTGGGAATGGTTCAAGTGTTTGTGCAATAAAGTATGGTAAATCGGTGGATACAAGTATGGGCTTTACACCCTTAGCTGGACTTGCAATGGGGACAAGAAGCGGAACAATTGACCCTGCTGTTATTTTGTATCTTATGGAAAAAGAAAATATGGATGTAAAGCAGATGAATGATTTGCTGAACAAAAAATCAGGAGTTTTAGGGATTTCTGGTGTTAGCAGCGATTTTAGAGATTTAGAGAAAGCTGCAAATGAAGGAAATGAACGTGCTCAGCTTGCAATTGATATGTTCTGCTATAGGGTAAAGAAATATATTGGAGAATATGCTGCAGTTTTAGGCGGTGTTGATGCAATAATATTCACAGCAGGAATTGGTGAGAACAATCCAATTGTTCGAGAAAAGTGTGTAACTGATTTAGAATACATGGGTGTTTTGTATGATAAACAGAAAAACTTTAACGCAGAGAAAGGCAAGGTATTTGAAATTAATAAACCAGAGAGCAAGGTAAAGGTTTTGATAGTCCCAACAAACGAAGAGCTAATGATTGCAAGAGAGACAAAGAGATTATTAGAAAAATAA
- the pgeF gene encoding peptidoglycan editing factor PgeF, whose translation MAFEKICIDGLGILRISEFEKYGVNAFFTTRRYIDSNNFNLSYKWANSKEEIDKNYFILFKNLSIDYRNIYYAKQVHKNDIIVVEKGFNFFEYKQENEADGLITQKSGITLMTFHADCIPVYIFDKEKRIISLIHSGWRGSLQHISKRAIDILILQFKSNVSNLIVAIGPSICKEHFEVGKEVYDAFLQEFGSDICIHHEVKFYVDLKKAIEKDLLEAGLKKEQIIVSDMCTYEKEDLFFSYRRDFKTPEKLGSMVALMRMVR comes from the coding sequence ATGGCGTTTGAAAAGATATGTATAGATGGGCTTGGAATACTTAGGATTTCTGAATTTGAAAAATATGGTGTGAATGCTTTTTTTACAACAAGAAGATATATTGATTCAAATAATTTTAACCTCAGCTACAAATGGGCAAATTCAAAAGAAGAAATTGATAAAAATTACTTTATTCTTTTTAAAAATTTGAGTATTGATTATAGAAATATTTACTATGCAAAACAGGTGCATAAAAATGATATAATAGTTGTTGAAAAAGGATTTAATTTTTTTGAATATAAACAAGAAAATGAAGCTGACGGGCTTATAACTCAAAAAAGTGGAATTACACTTATGACATTTCACGCAGACTGCATTCCGGTTTATATCTTTGATAAAGAAAAGAGAATAATTTCTTTAATTCACTCTGGTTGGAGAGGAAGTTTGCAACATATATCAAAAAGGGCTATAGACATATTGATTTTACAATTTAAATCCAATGTTTCAAACTTAATTGTGGCAATTGGTCCTAGTATATGTAAAGAGCATTTTGAAGTAGGCAAAGAGGTGTATGATGCGTTTTTACAAGAGTTTGGAAGTGATATTTGTATACACCATGAAGTGAAATTTTATGTGGATTTAAAAAAGGCTATTGAGAAGGATTTGTTAGAAGCTGGATTAAAGAAAGAACAGATTATAGTGTCAGATATGTGTACTTATGAAAAAGAGGATTTATTTTTTTCATACAGGAGAGACTTTAAAACTCCAGAGAAATTAGGTAGTATGGTTGCCCTCATGAGGATGGTGAGATAA
- a CDS encoding desulfoferrodoxin, with product MVKRGNVYKCEICGNIVEVLSAGGGQLVCCGQPMTLLEANTVDASLEKHVPVIEKTEEGILVKVGEVPHPMEEKHYIMWIELVADDVVYRKYLKPGDEPKALFNVSADKLVAYEYCNLHGLWKKE from the coding sequence ATGGTTAAAAGAGGAAATGTTTATAAATGTGAAATTTGCGGGAATATTGTAGAGGTCTTATCTGCAGGAGGCGGTCAATTGGTATGTTGTGGTCAGCCGATGACCTTGCTTGAGGCGAACACAGTTGATGCAAGCTTAGAGAAACATGTACCAGTCATTGAAAAAACAGAAGAAGGTATTTTAGTGAAAGTTGGAGAAGTTCCACATCCAATGGAAGAAAAACACTACATTATGTGGATTGAACTTGTAGCAGATGATGTTGTCTACAGAAAATATTTAAAGCCTGGTGATGAGCCAAAAGCACTCTTTAATGTATCTGCTGATAAGCTTGTTGCATACGAATATTGCAATCTCCACGGGCTTTGGAAAAAGGAATAA
- a CDS encoding response regulator transcription factor: MKNILIVDDEPHIVELIKFNLQKEGYNTFEAENGNTALDIIKNNKIDLVILDIMMSDKDGYEVLKEIRFNKGTRNLPVILLSAKSEEIDRILGLELGADDYITKPFSVKELVARVKALFRRIENLKPEVEEKIRFGDIEVDFTKRSVKKRNQEISLSFKEFELLKLLIENRGRVLDRDFILQRVWGYEFDGDSRTVDVHIRFLRRKLEDDEKNPKYIETVRGVGYRFREGSD, from the coding sequence ATGAAAAATATTTTGATTGTGGATGATGAACCCCATATCGTTGAATTAATTAAATTCAATCTTCAAAAAGAAGGCTATAATACTTTTGAAGCTGAAAATGGCAACACAGCTTTGGATATTATCAAAAATAACAAGATTGACCTAGTGATACTTGATATAATGATGAGTGATAAGGACGGATATGAGGTTTTAAAAGAGATTAGGTTTAACAAAGGAACAAGAAACCTTCCGGTTATATTACTTTCTGCAAAGTCAGAAGAAATTGACAGAATATTAGGTCTCGAACTTGGAGCAGATGACTACATAACAAAGCCATTTAGTGTAAAAGAACTTGTAGCAAGGGTAAAGGCCCTTTTTAGGAGAATTGAAAATTTAAAACCTGAGGTTGAAGAAAAGATTAGATTTGGTGATATTGAGGTAGATTTTACAAAAAGAAGTGTGAAGAAGAGAAATCAAGAAATTAGTCTTTCTTTTAAGGAATTTGAGCTTTTAAAGCTGCTGATAGAAAACAGAGGAAGAGTTTTGGACAGAGATTTCATTTTGCAAAGAGTATGGGGATATGAGTTTGATGGTGATTCTCGAACAGTTGATGTGCATATAAGATTTTTAAGGAGAAAACTTGAAGATGACGAAAAGAATCCTAAGTATATTGAGACAGTAAGAGGAGTTGGCTACAGATTTAGAGAAGGGTCTGACTAA
- the fsa gene encoding fructose-6-phosphate aldolase, translating into MKLFIDTANINEIKEAYSWGIICGVTTNPSLIAKEGRDFKEVVNEICSIVDGPISAEVISLKAEGMIEEARDLAKIHKNVVIKIPMTTEGLKAVSVLSKEGIKTNVTLIFSAAQALLAAKAGATYVSPFVGRLDDIGQNGIELIKEIVQIFRNYPDIKTEIIAASIRHPIHVIEAAKAGADIATVPFKVLEQMTKHALTDIGIERFLKDWEKVPKKN; encoded by the coding sequence ATGAAACTTTTTATTGACACTGCTAATATAAATGAGATTAAGGAAGCTTATTCTTGGGGAATAATTTGTGGTGTTACAACAAATCCATCTCTAATTGCAAAAGAAGGTAGAGATTTCAAAGAGGTTGTAAATGAGATTTGTTCAATTGTAGACGGTCCAATCTCAGCCGAAGTCATTTCACTCAAGGCTGAAGGGATGATTGAAGAGGCAAGAGACTTAGCTAAAATCCATAAAAATGTTGTAATCAAAATTCCAATGACAACAGAGGGTCTCAAAGCTGTATCAGTTTTGTCAAAAGAGGGTATAAAGACAAATGTCACGCTCATATTCTCTGCAGCACAAGCACTTTTAGCAGCTAAGGCTGGAGCAACCTATGTCTCTCCATTTGTAGGAAGGCTTGACGACATAGGCCAAAATGGAATTGAGCTTATCAAAGAGATTGTTCAGATATTCAGAAATTATCCAGATATAAAAACAGAGATAATCGCAGCAAGCATAAGGCATCCTATTCATGTAATTGAAGCTGCAAAAGCAGGAGCAGATATTGCAACAGTTCCATTTAAGGTACTTGAACAGATGACAAAACATGCATTGACTGATATTGGGATAGAAAGATTCTTAAAAGATTGGGAAAAGGTACCCAAGAAAAACTAA
- a CDS encoding valine--tRNA ligase produces the protein MHKVYNPQEVEDRLYKMWLEKKYFHAKIDYSKKPFTIVIPPPNITGQLHMGHALNNTIQDILIRFKRMQGYCALWVPGTDHASIATEAKIVEKMKEEGLTKEMIGREKFLERAWEWKRVYGGRIIEQLKKLGASCDWDRERFTMDEGLSNAVKEVFVRLYEKGLIYKGERMINWCPTCKTTISDAEVEYEEKKGKLWYIKYPAKDNSFYVVVATTRPETMLGDTAVAVNPNDERYKHLIGKTVVLPIVNREIPIIADEYVDMEFGTGVVKITPAHDPNDFEIGQRHNLPMIQVIDTKGYMNENAGKYVGQDRFEARKNIVNDLKDLGLLVKEEDYTHNVGHCYRCSTVIEPLVSKQWFVKMKPLAEPAIRVVKEGKIKFILERFEKIYFNWMENIKDWCISRQLWWGHRIPAYYCKDCDNMMVSRQEVKVCSKCGSTNVYQDEDTLDTWFSSALWPFSTLGWPEETEDLKYFYPTDVLVTAYDIIFFWVARMIFSAVEHMGKEPFKYVLIHGIVRDAQGRKMSKSLGNGIDPLEIIEKYGADALRFTLVTGISPGNDTRFHMEKVEANRNFANKIWNAARFVIMNLDIDTNYKPDESKFTFTERWILSRLDTLIKEVTENLEKFEIGIAAQKLYDFIWDEFCDWYIEMSKPILYNKEAENNKEVQYVLLTVLTNILKLLHPFMPFVTEEIYLNLPHSEESLVIAKWPEPMGYNYAQDISMVEKLIELIRSIRNLRVERNIPANIKPKVYVKSDDECMLQQRQVWEIYVKRLANIEEVVVAQDVPQDSVSLVLSWGVAYIKLKEIIDIDAELKRLTEERERLLREVERSEKLLGNQNFLQKAPQKVVNEEKEKYERYKQMLKSVEDQLERIKSLR, from the coding sequence GTGCATAAAGTTTACAATCCTCAAGAGGTTGAAGACAGGCTATATAAAATGTGGCTTGAAAAAAAATACTTTCATGCAAAAATAGACTATTCCAAAAAGCCTTTTACAATCGTAATCCCACCTCCAAATATTACAGGGCAACTACATATGGGACATGCTCTAAACAACACCATTCAGGATATTCTGATAAGATTTAAGAGGATGCAAGGATACTGCGCACTTTGGGTTCCTGGCACTGACCACGCAAGTATTGCAACAGAGGCAAAGATTGTTGAGAAGATGAAAGAAGAAGGCCTCACAAAAGAGATGATAGGAAGAGAAAAGTTTTTAGAGCGTGCTTGGGAGTGGAAAAGGGTCTATGGCGGGAGGATAATTGAGCAGCTTAAAAAACTTGGAGCTTCTTGCGACTGGGATAGAGAACGATTTACAATGGATGAAGGACTTTCTAATGCTGTAAAAGAAGTTTTTGTAAGACTTTATGAAAAAGGTTTAATCTATAAAGGCGAGAGAATGATTAACTGGTGCCCAACTTGCAAAACAACAATTTCGGATGCTGAAGTGGAGTACGAAGAAAAAAAAGGCAAGCTGTGGTACATTAAGTATCCTGCAAAGGACAATTCTTTCTACGTGGTTGTTGCAACAACAAGACCTGAGACAATGCTTGGCGACACTGCTGTTGCAGTAAATCCTAATGATGAAAGATACAAGCATTTGATTGGGAAAACAGTTGTGTTGCCAATTGTGAATAGAGAAATACCCATAATTGCAGATGAGTATGTAGATATGGAATTTGGAACAGGTGTTGTAAAAATAACACCTGCTCATGACCCAAATGACTTTGAGATAGGGCAAAGACACAACCTTCCAATGATACAAGTAATTGATACAAAAGGGTATATGAATGAAAATGCTGGCAAGTACGTAGGACAGGACAGGTTCGAGGCAAGAAAGAATATTGTAAATGACCTAAAAGACCTTGGCCTTCTTGTCAAAGAAGAAGACTATACTCACAATGTAGGACATTGCTATAGGTGCTCAACAGTAATTGAACCACTTGTGTCAAAGCAATGGTTTGTCAAGATGAAACCATTGGCAGAGCCTGCAATAAGAGTTGTAAAGGAAGGTAAGATAAAATTTATTCTGGAAAGATTTGAAAAAATATACTTTAATTGGATGGAAAATATAAAAGATTGGTGTATTTCAAGACAGCTTTGGTGGGGTCACAGAATTCCTGCATATTATTGCAAAGACTGTGACAATATGATGGTAAGCCGACAAGAAGTAAAGGTGTGCTCAAAGTGTGGTTCTACAAATGTATATCAAGATGAAGACACTCTTGATACATGGTTTTCCTCAGCACTATGGCCATTTTCAACATTGGGTTGGCCAGAAGAGACAGAAGATTTAAAGTATTTTTACCCAACAGATGTTTTGGTAACCGCATATGATATCATTTTCTTCTGGGTTGCAAGAATGATTTTCTCAGCAGTTGAGCACATGGGAAAAGAACCGTTCAAGTATGTTCTAATTCACGGGATTGTAAGAGATGCTCAAGGCAGAAAGATGAGTAAATCACTTGGCAATGGAATAGATCCGCTTGAAATAATAGAAAAATACGGTGCAGATGCACTTAGATTTACACTTGTCACAGGAATTTCACCTGGCAATGATACCAGATTTCATATGGAAAAGGTTGAGGCAAACAGAAACTTTGCAAACAAGATTTGGAATGCGGCAAGGTTTGTAATAATGAACCTTGACATTGATACAAATTACAAGCCTGATGAGAGTAAATTTACATTTACAGAAAGATGGATTCTGTCAAGGTTAGATACTCTCATTAAAGAGGTCACTGAAAATCTTGAGAAGTTTGAAATTGGTATCGCGGCTCAAAAGCTTTATGACTTTATCTGGGATGAGTTTTGTGACTGGTATATTGAAATGTCAAAACCAATCCTTTACAACAAAGAGGCAGAAAATAACAAAGAAGTACAGTATGTCCTTTTAACAGTGCTTACTAATATTTTAAAACTTTTGCATCCATTTATGCCATTTGTAACAGAAGAGATTTATTTAAATCTTCCACATAGTGAAGAAAGCCTTGTTATAGCAAAGTGGCCTGAGCCAATGGGGTATAACTATGCTCAAGATATTTCAATGGTTGAAAAGTTGATTGAGCTTATTAGAAGTATCAGGAATTTAAGAGTTGAGAGAAATATACCAGCTAACATAAAGCCAAAGGTTTATGTAAAAAGTGATGATGAGTGTATGCTGCAGCAAAGGCAAGTTTGGGAGATTTATGTGAAGCGACTTGCAAATATAGAAGAAGTTGTAGTAGCTCAAGATGTTCCACAAGACAGTGTTTCGCTTGTTCTCTCGTGGGGTGTAGCGTATATCAAATTAAAAGAAATAATTGATATTGATGCAGAGCTCAAAAGACTTACAGAGGAAAGAGAAAGACTTCTCAGAGAGGTTGAACGATCTGAAAAACTGCTTGGAAATCAGAACTTTTTACAAAAGGCACCTCAAAAGGTTGTAAATGAGGAAAAAGAAAAATATGAAAGATACAAACAGATGCTAAAGTCTGTTGAAGATCAGCTTGAGAGAATTAAAAGTTTAAGGTGA
- a CDS encoding sensor histidine kinase gives MRTKIFGYTILVIIIISFLQGIFSYEVYKNIYLEENRKQLEVMVSEVERYINNFDIKLLYKVYKKSYFRVTIVDNKGVVLYDSEADKNKMENHLKRPEIVEANKYPGKICFSMRKSKTLNNFFLYAAKKVEIGNKPLFIRVSVLLDKIDVILKKALIQTLKFGLICIVFGMVLAIGISSLLYQPLKGLISLITDGLKKFDIVALKEEEDLKWLSLSFTKLYHLLEEKINEVNILNYRLSALLNSIELGIIFFDNKKRILMFNQQAEEIFATKLKNGTSLLECIRIYELFEFLYDENVFEKEFEITINGQNKILKVTKKRVKYDEDKEGMLLVVSDITFIKKLEKIRSDFVANVSHELKTPLTSIKGFVETLKDGAIEDKEIAGKFLNIIEVEVERLVRLINDLLYLSEIENAKIQVTEDDVNVKEVLEECIELLRFKAESKNIKMQLRLDDKLKMKIHKDWLKQIFINLIDNAIVYNRENGEVIIEVERLDEKIAIRVKDTGIGIPQNEIERIFERFYRVDKGRSRKLGGTGLGLSIVKHIVELYNGKIYVQSEVGKGSEFTIVI, from the coding sequence ATGAGAACAAAGATATTTGGTTACACTATTTTAGTTATAATTATTATAAGCTTTTTACAGGGAATTTTTTCATATGAGGTGTATAAAAATATTTATCTTGAAGAAAATAGGAAGCAACTTGAAGTAATGGTAAGTGAAGTTGAAAGATATATAAATAACTTTGATATTAAATTGCTTTATAAAGTATACAAAAAAAGTTATTTTAGAGTTACAATTGTTGACAATAAAGGGGTTGTACTTTATGATTCTGAAGCTGATAAGAATAAAATGGAAAATCATTTAAAAAGACCAGAAATTGTAGAGGCAAATAAATATCCGGGAAAGATTTGCTTCTCGATGCGAAAAAGCAAGACGCTTAATAATTTTTTTCTCTATGCAGCAAAAAAAGTAGAAATTGGCAACAAGCCTTTATTTATTCGAGTCTCTGTCTTACTTGATAAAATTGATGTGATTCTGAAAAAGGCTTTGATTCAGACATTGAAGTTTGGGCTAATATGCATAGTTTTTGGGATGGTTCTTGCAATTGGCATATCTTCGCTTTTGTATCAGCCTCTCAAGGGGTTAATTTCACTCATTACAGATGGACTAAAAAAATTTGATATAGTTGCACTCAAAGAAGAAGAGGATTTGAAGTGGCTGAGTCTTAGTTTTACGAAATTATATCACCTTTTAGAAGAGAAGATTAACGAGGTAAATATTCTTAACTATAGGCTTAGTGCTCTGCTGAACTCTATCGAACTTGGAATAATTTTTTTTGACAACAAGAAGAGGATACTTATGTTCAATCAACAGGCTGAAGAGATATTTGCGACAAAGCTTAAAAATGGCACAAGTTTACTTGAGTGCATTCGAATATATGAACTTTTTGAATTCCTGTATGATGAAAATGTCTTTGAAAAAGAATTTGAGATAACAATTAATGGTCAAAATAAAATACTTAAAGTTACCAAAAAAAGAGTGAAATATGATGAAGATAAAGAAGGAATGCTGCTTGTTGTAAGTGACATTACCTTTATTAAAAAACTCGAAAAAATCAGGTCTGATTTTGTTGCAAATGTTTCTCATGAGCTAAAAACCCCTTTAACTTCTATAAAAGGGTTTGTGGAGACACTGAAGGATGGCGCAATTGAAGATAAAGAAATTGCTGGAAAATTTCTTAACATTATTGAAGTAGAAGTCGAAAGACTTGTTAGACTGATAAATGATTTGCTGTATTTGTCTGAGATAGAAAATGCAAAGATCCAGGTTACCGAAGATGATGTCAATGTGAAAGAAGTATTAGAAGAATGTATTGAGCTTTTAAGATTTAAAGCTGAAAGCAAAAATATCAAAATGCAACTTAGGCTTGATGATAAACTTAAGATGAAGATTCATAAAGACTGGTTAAAACAGATTTTTATAAACCTCATAGACAACGCCATCGTTTACAACAGGGAAAATGGTGAGGTTATTATAGAGGTAGAAAGATTAGATGAGAAAATAGCAATAAGAGTGAAAGATACAGGTATTGGTATTCCACAAAATGAGATAGAAAGAATATTCGAAAGATTTTATAGAGTAGATAAAGGGCGTTCGCGAAAACTTGGAGGTACAGGTTTGGGACTTTCAATAGTCAAACACATTGTTGAACTTTACAATGGTAAAATTTACGTGCAAAGTGAGGTTGGCAAAGGAAGTGAATTTACTATTGTAATATAA
- the pta gene encoding phosphate acetyltransferase, with product MAFIDTIIEKAKSNIKTIVLPESYEERNLKAASVVLKEKIAKIVLIGKEDEIKKEAAKFGANVDEAIFIDPDNFERFDEFVNDFYELRKNKGVTLEDAKKIMKDPMYFGVMLVYKGLADGMVSGAIHSTADTLRPALQILKTAPGVKLVSSFFIMVVPNCEYGENGVFLYADAGLNPNPTAEELADIAITSAKSFEALVGKTPKIAMLSYSTKGSAKSEMVDKVVEATRIAKEKAPDLLIDGELQADAALVPSVAKLKAPGSPVAGQANVLIFPDLNAGNIAYKLTERLAKAEAYGPITQGIAKPVNDLSRGCKAEDIVGVVAITAVQAMMK from the coding sequence ATGGCATTTATTGATACAATAATAGAAAAGGCAAAGTCAAATATAAAAACAATTGTGCTTCCTGAAAGCTATGAAGAGAGAAATTTAAAAGCTGCAAGTGTTGTACTTAAAGAGAAGATTGCAAAGATTGTTTTAATTGGTAAAGAAGATGAGATTAAAAAAGAAGCAGCAAAGTTTGGTGCAAATGTAGATGAGGCAATCTTTATTGACCCTGACAACTTTGAGAGGTTTGATGAATTTGTAAATGATTTTTATGAACTGAGAAAAAATAAAGGTGTAACACTTGAAGATGCAAAAAAAATTATGAAAGACCCAATGTACTTTGGCGTTATGCTGGTGTACAAGGGTTTAGCAGATGGTATGGTATCTGGTGCAATTCACTCAACTGCGGATACACTGCGCCCAGCACTTCAAATCTTAAAAACAGCACCAGGTGTAAAGCTTGTTTCAAGTTTCTTTATAATGGTTGTTCCAAACTGTGAATATGGCGAAAATGGTGTATTTTTGTACGCCGATGCAGGTTTGAATCCAAATCCAACAGCTGAAGAACTTGCTGATATTGCCATAACCTCTGCGAAGAGCTTTGAAGCTTTGGTTGGAAAGACTCCAAAGATTGCTATGCTTTCATATTCAACAAAGGGGTCTGCAAAGTCAGAGATGGTTGACAAGGTTGTTGAGGCAACAAGGATTGCAAAAGAGAAAGCACCAGACCTTTTGATAGATGGTGAACTTCAGGCAGATGCAGCACTTGTACCTTCTGTTGCAAAGTTAAAAGCACCAGGCAGCCCTGTTGCAGGGCAGGCAAATGTGCTAATTTTCCCTGACCTTAATGCAGGAAATATTGCGTATAAGCTGACAGAGAGACTTGCAAAAGCTGAGGCGTATGGACCTATTACCCAGGGAATAGCAAAACCTGTAAATGATTTGTCAAGAGGCTGCAAGGCAGAAGACATTGTTGGTGTTGTTGCTATCACTGCTGTTCAGGCAATGATGAAATAA